The candidate division KSB1 bacterium genomic sequence ATGAGATAGTAAGGAATGCCGGTTGCCAATCGTCCCAAGCGATTTGCGATTAAATCGAGCCGTGCAAAGATGATGACCAAAACCGGCGCTTTCGCCGCCCATCGGGTAGCCGCAAAAATGCCGCTAAATGCGTGTTTGGCCGTTTCATTCTTGATCTCCGGATCGTCCAAAATAACGTACCGCCACGGTTGTGCATTCTCGGCCGAGGGCGCCAGTCGTGCAGCCTCGATGCACTGCAACAGTAGATCGCGGTCCACTTTTTTGTCCGCAAAGGTGCGCACGCTGGAGCGCGATTTAATTAGATCTATTATCTTCATGAGAAGGATTTACCGTTTTCCCGATCTCTTTACTGCAATGTTCAAGATCATGGATTAATCAATTCTGAAACGGTCGCAAAGCGATAGCCGCGCTGCGTCATGCTGTCGATCAGCGCCTCCAGGATCGTGTATACCGGCTTGCTGCGGCGCTGTGAATCGAGGTGCATCAGAATGATGCCGCCGTTGGCGCCGTTTCCGTCGGATTGGCCGAAACCGAGCAGTTTTTCTAAAATCTGCCCCGGGCTGCGAAACGCAGACGCAGTCGAATCGCTCACCCAATCCATTGTATCCAGGGTTTCGCCTTTGCCGACGGTCCAGCCGATCTGCAGATAGCCGGCCTCTGCCGCCCAACGGCGAATCTCTTCGTTATGTTCCCCATACGGCGCCCGCCATAACGGCGCCATTCGTCGACCGGTGACTTGCTGAAAAAGGTCTGCCGTCCGTTTGAGTTCCTGCTGCAGTTTTTCGCGTGTGATGCCCGGTCGTGTTTGATGTACGCCGTTTTCGGCAAACGTGGTCAAGTGCGGATGACTCCATGTATGATTGCCGATTTCGTGCCCATCCTCAGCCATTCGGCGCACCAACTGCGGATAGCGCTTGATAAAACCGCCGGTCAGAAAGATCGTGCATTTAATCCGCTTTTCCCGCAGAATGTCAAGGATCGGTTCCGCGGCTGCGGCGCCGGAACCGCCGTCGAAGGTCAACGCAAGTTGCCGGCGGTCAAGGCGGCCGCGGTTAACGTCCCGCGCCAAAAACGCGGGCACCGGTTTGCCGTATGCGGCCGTCAGACGCTGGAGAAGCGTCGAGCGGCCGTCCAAAGTGACGGCGTAAAGGCTAATCTCGTTTTCACCGTACTGCAAAGGCACAGCCTCAAAGACAAAAAAACCGGACTTTGGTGTTCCGGCGGCTGCCAGCCGATCGTTCACCTTTACAGCGATAATAAGGCTGTCCGCCGCTTCGCCGGCAATCCGTAAGCTGTTTTCTGTGACCTCGGCCTTTATCGATTTGTCGAACGCATCACTCGGCTGTCCGGTTCCTGCGGCTTCATGCGTCGGCGTAGGCGGTTGGTAAAGCCGAAACAGAACGACAAGAGAAACCGCAGCCACGCAAACCATAAAAAAAATCGTAAAGCCTATTCTGCCGCTCGACCGCAGCAGTTTCCGGACTGAGGCTTTTACGTCAAAAGTTTTTGGGAAAATGGCTTGGACAAGGTCATGAGCGACAGCCTGTCTCCGACATTTCGGCGAACAAAACGTTCGCCCCAAAAATAATGTTTCGCACTCGCGACAGACAGGGTTGCCGCAGCGATAACAACGCTTGCGAGCTCGAACCTGCGGATGATGAACGCAAAACTGAACGGCGCGCTCCGTTCCCCGCTTACTACCCGACTTGTTCAGCGGCTTTCCTCTCCTTCTTTTGCTTTTTTTTCCTCGAAAAAGTTAGTAAAATAGGCTAGAAAAGCAAGATTTTTGTGGTCAAAAACGCATCCGCCGTATCGGCTTAAAGCTTCGCCGCTTTTGTTTTTCCTCCGTAACTTTTTCATCAACCGATCCAATGGAGGAATATGGTCGATTATCACATTCACTGCCGCCTTTCCCGACATGGCGAGGGCGAGCTGTTCGAATATGTCGAAGCAGCGATTCGTAAACAATTAACCGAAATCGGTTTTGCCGAACATATTCCTATTCCCGAGTTGGATGATCCGACCGGCCGCATGCCTATCGAGGATTGGGCGGAATACGTAGGCAGCCTTTTTTCTGCTAAAGAGCGATATTCCGAGATTACGATTCGTTTCGGCATCGAAGCGGATTATTTGCCCTCCCATCAGCCGTATATTGCCGCTTTTGTTCGCGCTTATCCTTTTGACTACGTCATCGGCTCGGTTCACTTTGTCTCGGACTGGGATTTTTCCAATATGGATTTTCGCAGCCGATTGGAAGAGTTTGGGGCAAAAGAGCTCTATCGCAGGTACTATCTTTTACTCGCCGAAGCGGCCTCCAGCGGCCTTTATGACGTCATCGGCCACTTTGATTTGCCCAAGCGGCTTGCGCCGGAAATGCCTGCGGAAATGGCCGCTCTCCGTGACGCAGCGCTGCAGGCCGTCAAGCGTTGCGGCCTGGCGCTGGATGTTAATACCTCGGGTCTGCGCAAGGCCGATGATATTTACCCGGCGCCGGAAATCCTGGCGCAGGCGTTCGCAATGGATATCCCTATTACCATCGGCTCTGATGCGCATCGACCTGAGGAGGTTGCCGCCGATTTTGCCGTGACCGTCGAGCGGCTGAAAAGAATCGGTTATCGGTCATGTCTCGGCTTTGAAAGACGAAAACCCTATCGAATTCCTCTATGATGAAAGACAATATTGCACCGATTCGTCGACGAAAAACGCTTGAATCGATTGAGCAGCGGTTGTTATCGCCTTTTGCGGCCCTGAGCAGCCGCGCCGCCCAAACACGGCTGTTCGAAGAGGCCGAGCATCCCTACCGCACGGCCTTCCAGCGCGATCGCGACCGCATCATTCATTCGCGCGCCTTTCGGCGCCTGAAGCATAAGCGACAGGTCTTTTTGGTCAGTTACGGCGATCATTACCGCACGCGGCTGACGCACACCATCGAAGTGGCTCAGATGTCGCGCACCATTGCGCGCTCCCTGGGACTCAACGAAGACCTTGTCGAGGCCGTCGCCTTGGCGCACGATACCGGCCATACCCCTTTCGGCCACATCGGCGAGGTGGTTCTGCACCGCATTATGAAAGGGGAGGACACTCTCGACGATTCGGCGCGCTTCGGCGATGGAGGGGGTTTCAAGCACAATTATCAAAGCGTGCGCATCGTCGACTGGAACGAAAAACGCTATTCATTCGACGGCCTCAATCTGACGGCTCCCGTGCGCGAGGGGATCCTTAAACACACTCGCCTGCGGCGCGGCGAGGTCGACATCCCGGGCTTCCGTTATGAAGGACTCTACTATGAATTGGACAACGCGACGACGATCGAGGGACAGATCGTTGCCGTGTGCGACGAAATTGCGCAGCGCACCCATGATCTCGAAGACGGCCTCCGCGCCGGTTATGTCACCTTGGAGCAGGTTCGCTCCCTGCCGATGATCCGATATGTAGAGGCCAAGAGCCGTCTTTCTTTTTCCGATAAAGTCGATCGCTTTCTTTACCGCAACAAGCTGATCCGAAAACTGGTCGACGTCTTGATCTCGGACGTCATCCGACAGACAGCGGTCAACATGCGCATTTTTTATGAACAAACCGGCCGTACCTCGTTTTTTGATCGTCGGATCGCCTGGTTCAGTCCAACGGTCGATCCGCTCCAGGAGGCGCTCGACCGCTTTATCATGCGCGAAATCATTCGTGTCGCCTCGGCTGAGCGCGGCGACGAACAGGCTGCTTTTATCATCCGCGAACTGTTTCGCCTTTATTATCTTTACCCCAATCTTTTGCCCGAGTATCGCCTGGCAAGAGTTCTGTCGGATCGAGACCTCCAGGCGATCTATTCGGACAAAACGAGCGCAACGGAGGTTAGAGACCGGCTGCAGCGCGATCCGCTTTTTGCCCGCGCCGTGTGCGACCACATCGCCGGCATGACCGATGACTATGCCGAAAACACCTTTAAGCGACTGCAGCGAATGAATCAAGAGGAACTTGCCCGATGGACGAATCGACAAAGCGCCGGCCTGTAAACGAACCGATCCTCTGTATCGAACATGTGCGGT encodes the following:
- a CDS encoding nitroreductase family protein is translated as MKIIDLIKSRSSVRTFADKKVDRDLLLQCIEAARLAPSAENAQPWRYVILDDPEIKNETAKHAFSGIFAATRWAAKAPVLVIIFARLDLIANRLGRLATGIPYYLIDIGISGEHFVLQAQELGLGTCWIGWFSAAGIKKALKTPRSWRPVAMLAVGYPLHTEQREKKRRTLEEICTFNGTEK
- a CDS encoding polysaccharide deacetylase family protein; this translates as MVCVAAVSLVVLFRLYQPPTPTHEAAGTGQPSDAFDKSIKAEVTENSLRIAGEAADSLIIAVKVNDRLAAAGTPKSGFFVFEAVPLQYGENEISLYAVTLDGRSTLLQRLTAAYGKPVPAFLARDVNRGRLDRRQLALTFDGGSGAAAAEPILDILREKRIKCTIFLTGGFIKRYPQLVRRMAEDGHEIGNHTWSHPHLTTFAENGVHQTRPGITREKLQQELKRTADLFQQVTGRRMAPLWRAPYGEHNEEIRRWAAEAGYLQIGWTVGKGETLDTMDWVSDSTASAFRSPGQILEKLLGFGQSDGNGANGGIILMHLDSQRRSKPVYTILEALIDSMTQRGYRFATVSELINP
- a CDS encoding histidinol-phosphatase HisJ family protein gives rise to the protein MVDYHIHCRLSRHGEGELFEYVEAAIRKQLTEIGFAEHIPIPELDDPTGRMPIEDWAEYVGSLFSAKERYSEITIRFGIEADYLPSHQPYIAAFVRAYPFDYVIGSVHFVSDWDFSNMDFRSRLEEFGAKELYRRYYLLLAEAASSGLYDVIGHFDLPKRLAPEMPAEMAALRDAALQAVKRCGLALDVNTSGLRKADDIYPAPEILAQAFAMDIPITIGSDAHRPEEVAADFAVTVERLKRIGYRSCLGFERRKPYRIPL
- the dgt gene encoding dNTP triphosphohydrolase, which gives rise to MMKDNIAPIRRRKTLESIEQRLLSPFAALSSRAAQTRLFEEAEHPYRTAFQRDRDRIIHSRAFRRLKHKRQVFLVSYGDHYRTRLTHTIEVAQMSRTIARSLGLNEDLVEAVALAHDTGHTPFGHIGEVVLHRIMKGEDTLDDSARFGDGGGFKHNYQSVRIVDWNEKRYSFDGLNLTAPVREGILKHTRLRRGEVDIPGFRYEGLYYELDNATTIEGQIVAVCDEIAQRTHDLEDGLRAGYVTLEQVRSLPMIRYVEAKSRLSFSDKVDRFLYRNKLIRKLVDVLISDVIRQTAVNMRIFYEQTGRTSFFDRRIAWFSPTVDPLQEALDRFIMREIIRVASAERGDEQAAFIIRELFRLYYLYPNLLPEYRLARVLSDRDLQAIYSDKTSATEVRDRLQRDPLFARAVCDHIAGMTDDYAENTFKRLQRMNQEELARWTNRQSAGL